In a genomic window of Streptomyces sp. NBC_01142:
- a CDS encoding ATP-binding cassette domain-containing protein, which yields MNTAIEAEGLTKQYGSHRALGGVDLSVRAGTVLGLLGPNGAGKTTTVRMLATLLEPDAGSARVAGFDIVKQQREVRRRIGLAGQYAAVDELLTGRENLVLLGRLLRLGRKGARARAAELLAQFELEAAADKPAKEYSGGMRRRLDLATCLIASPEVLFLDEPTTGLDPASRATLWRMVQEQVDSGVTVLLTTQYLEEADFLADRILVIDRGTVIAEGTSDELKRKVGGERLEVSVSEAASLATAAFALAPLALQPPQLDERQRTVSVQLPDGMGALASAATALEYSGVTVEEFALRRPSLDDVFFHLTGESATGQSATGQPATGQSAAGESATGQPAGSPEFKKTEAAR from the coding sequence GTGAATACCGCGATCGAGGCCGAAGGTCTGACGAAGCAGTACGGCAGCCACCGTGCCCTGGGGGGCGTGGACCTGTCGGTCCGTGCGGGCACCGTGCTCGGTCTGCTCGGGCCCAACGGCGCCGGCAAGACCACCACGGTCAGAATGCTCGCCACCCTGCTCGAACCGGACGCGGGCTCGGCACGCGTCGCCGGTTTCGACATCGTCAAGCAGCAGCGCGAGGTCAGACGGCGGATCGGTCTGGCCGGCCAGTACGCAGCCGTCGACGAACTGCTCACCGGGCGGGAGAATCTCGTTCTGCTCGGCCGGCTGCTGCGGCTCGGCCGCAAGGGCGCCCGCGCCCGCGCCGCCGAACTCCTCGCGCAGTTCGAGCTCGAGGCCGCCGCCGACAAGCCCGCCAAGGAGTACTCCGGCGGTATGCGCCGCCGGCTCGACCTCGCGACCTGCCTGATCGCCTCGCCCGAGGTGCTCTTCCTCGACGAGCCGACCACCGGTCTCGACCCGGCCAGCCGCGCCACCCTGTGGCGGATGGTCCAGGAGCAGGTCGACAGCGGTGTGACCGTCCTGCTCACCACCCAGTACCTCGAAGAGGCCGACTTCCTGGCCGACCGCATCCTCGTCATCGACCGCGGCACGGTCATCGCCGAGGGCACCTCCGACGAGCTGAAGCGGAAGGTGGGCGGCGAGCGCCTGGAGGTCTCGGTCAGCGAGGCCGCGTCGCTGGCGACCGCCGCGTTCGCGCTGGCCCCGCTGGCGCTCCAGCCGCCGCAGCTGGACGAGCGCCAGCGCACCGTCTCCGTACAACTGCCGGACGGAATGGGCGCACTGGCCTCGGCGGCCACCGCGCTGGAGTACTCGGGAGTCACCGTCGAGGAGTTCGCGCTGCGCCGCCCCTCGCTCGACGACGTCTTCTTCCACCTCACCGGAGAGTCCGCGACAGGTCAGTCCGCGACCGGTCAGCCTGCGACAGGTCAGTCCGCGGCCGGCGAATCCGCGACCGGTCAGCCCGCCGGTAGCCCGGAGTTCAAGAAAACGGAGGCTGCGCGATGA
- a CDS encoding ABC transporter permease yields the protein MSSALTHGSDVLALTGRHLRHLRRTPEKIIGVALTPVAMVIILGYLFATVVKVENSGGEYREYIMAGVFAQVGLSCIGITAIGVAGDLGKGLIDRFRSLPMGRATVLVGHTLADLVTAAMSIAVVALTGLLVGWRVHGTFGETLAGFALLLAFAYAMLWVGALLGMVMRNLEAINGVAALLLVLFSFLSSSFMPLTGLPGWLRAAAEWNPVSAVSEACRQLWGNTGAVSSGSYPVEHPVIVSLITLSVLIAVLVPLSLRVYRTSAAR from the coding sequence ATGAGCTCGGCGCTCACCCACGGCAGCGATGTCCTGGCGCTCACCGGCCGCCATCTGCGCCATCTGCGCCGCACCCCGGAGAAGATCATCGGGGTGGCGCTCACACCGGTCGCCATGGTCATCATCCTCGGCTATCTCTTCGCCACCGTCGTCAAGGTGGAGAACAGCGGCGGCGAGTACCGCGAATACATCATGGCCGGGGTCTTCGCCCAGGTCGGGCTCTCCTGCATCGGCATCACCGCGATCGGGGTGGCCGGTGATCTGGGCAAGGGCCTGATCGACCGGTTCCGCTCGCTGCCGATGGGCCGGGCGACCGTACTGGTCGGCCACACGCTCGCCGACCTGGTCACGGCCGCCATGAGCATCGCGGTGGTCGCCCTCACCGGACTGCTGGTCGGCTGGCGCGTACACGGCACGTTCGGGGAGACCCTCGCCGGCTTCGCGCTGCTGCTCGCCTTCGCCTACGCCATGCTCTGGGTCGGCGCCCTGCTCGGCATGGTGATGCGCAACCTCGAGGCGATCAACGGCGTGGCCGCACTGCTGCTGGTCCTCTTCTCCTTCCTCTCCAGCTCGTTCATGCCGCTCACCGGGCTGCCCGGCTGGCTGCGGGCGGCGGCCGAGTGGAATCCGGTCAGTGCCGTCTCCGAGGCCTGCCGCCAGCTGTGGGGGAACACCGGTGCCGTCAGCTCGGGGAGCTACCCCGTCGAGCACCCGGTGATCGTTTCGCTGATCACTCTCAGCGTTCTCATTGCAGTTCTTGTACCGCTGAGCCTGCGTGTGTACCGCACGTCGGCCGCGCGATGA
- the sbnA gene encoding 2,3-diaminopropionate biosynthesis protein SbnA: MPVISAPQEFNTEDLYVNLREMYGYPLHLKCEGFNFAGSIKLKAAASMIEAAERSGELTQESILVESSSGNLGVALSVIAAAKGYRFICVVDSRTNLATRKVIESLGSEVHTISEPSAEGGFLAARLAYVQGLLADDPRYVWLNQHANPDNWRAHFRTTAPQIEKQFPDLELLFIGAGTTGTLMGCARYFKEQPRPVTVVAVDSAGSVTFGGPAGRRMIPGLGTGVRPALLDTSYVDDVVHVPEADTLRACHTLARGGFLFGGSTGTVVSGALRWLAEHRPGQDVTAVAIAPDLGERYLDTVYQSSWVRDLYGDLDEADTGAGVGADAGTGAGARPHAEPDADGGTDGTDGADGQELTDLSSGALQS; the protein is encoded by the coding sequence ATGCCGGTCATATCGGCGCCGCAGGAATTCAACACCGAAGACCTGTACGTAAATCTCCGGGAGATGTACGGATACCCACTGCACTTGAAATGCGAGGGATTCAATTTCGCGGGGTCCATCAAACTCAAGGCAGCCGCCAGCATGATCGAGGCGGCCGAACGCAGCGGTGAACTCACCCAGGAATCGATCCTGGTGGAGTCCTCCTCGGGAAACCTGGGAGTGGCGCTCAGCGTCATCGCCGCCGCGAAGGGCTACCGCTTCATCTGCGTGGTCGACTCGCGCACGAACCTCGCCACCCGCAAGGTCATCGAGTCGCTCGGCAGCGAGGTCCACACGATCTCCGAGCCGTCCGCGGAGGGGGGATTCCTCGCGGCACGGCTGGCGTACGTCCAGGGGCTGCTGGCCGACGACCCGCGCTACGTCTGGCTGAACCAGCACGCCAACCCCGACAACTGGCGGGCCCACTTCCGCACCACGGCCCCGCAGATCGAGAAGCAGTTCCCGGATCTGGAGCTGCTGTTCATCGGCGCCGGCACCACCGGCACCCTGATGGGCTGCGCGCGCTACTTCAAGGAGCAGCCCCGCCCGGTCACCGTCGTCGCCGTCGACAGCGCCGGCTCGGTCACCTTCGGCGGCCCCGCGGGCCGCCGCATGATCCCGGGTCTGGGCACCGGTGTACGTCCCGCGCTGCTCGACACGTCGTACGTCGACGATGTCGTGCACGTGCCCGAGGCCGACACCCTGCGCGCCTGCCACACACTCGCCCGCGGCGGATTCCTCTTCGGCGGCTCCACCGGAACGGTCGTCAGCGGCGCGCTGCGCTGGCTCGCCGAGCACCGGCCCGGACAGGACGTCACGGCGGTCGCCATCGCGCCCGACCTCGGCGAGCGCTACCTCGACACCGTCTACCAGTCGAGCTGGGTCCGCGATCTCTACGGCGACCTCGACGAAGCGGACACGGGCGCCGGCGTCGGCGCGGACGCCGGCACGGGTGCCGGCGCCAGGCCGCACGCCGAGCCGGACGCCGACGGCGGCACCGACGGCACCGACGGCGCCGACGGCCAGGAACTGACCGATCTCTCTTCTGGAGCACTGCAGTCATGA
- a CDS encoding non-ribosomal peptide synthetase, which produces MTPSHPARQLPLSAAQREMWYGQQADPGNPVFTMGDYLELHGPLDDARLAAAWHRTLREAATLRARFTEHDGEPRQSFSPVEDFPVETLDLSGQDRPRRAAEEFMRQDLLTPPDLTVPTLRSVMLRLGPDHAVFYIRVNHILVDGFSRVLIYNRLAELYADPDAEGGFPAPQTLLDDEAAYAATAKYAKERAFWQARFETTPEPVSLSARPLVPARRSLRREALLPAATVERLRTLAWDMRITWQTLLIAATGAYVQRAAGVERALLTLAVPARATAAARAVPGMRANFLPHPVRVRPGQSVAEFLRESAGELRATLRHQNYRGDQVRRDLGFTGDAGRSLGPTVNVLESGFDFTFGACAGRLHNLSTGPVDDMQIIYLDAAADGYAVRLDANPSLYTEDELELHQRRLFGWLETIAEAGADAVLGQLDILLPHELGVLSEEWGATAAEDGGERIGVVERVRAHAARQPEKIAVQDERGSVTYGELVGLGSALTRRLRAVGVGPDGRVAVLCEPGVPFVGGVLGVLGVGAAWVPLDLRAPVARTAALLDDSGADVLYAGPGQEDLAKEIVDRATHTPKVVTWDGSCDGRTALVEPAGADDDLAYVIFTSGSTGRPKGAMVHRRGMVNHLLAKVQDLGMSASDVVVHNAPVTFDISVWQMLSPLVVGGRLVVVSRETAADPQELFGRVVTDGVTVLEVVPSLLRAAVDSWQAGTPQPSLAPLRSLMVTGEALPADLARIWVELEPTIPLVNAYGPTECSDDVTHAVIGVGSELGARAPIGHAVRNTRLYVLDSGLRPVVPGVPGELYVGGVGVGRGYLGDTRKTAVTFLADPYAPGPGARMYRTGDRVVQRPDGQLEFLERVDHQVKIRGHRIELGEVEAALRTVEGVTDAAAAVHDGRLVGYIVGRPEEVKASLAAVLPDYMVPSALVTLPALPLTANGKVDRKVLPAPDPAAVSADLRAPRTPREQALCEIFAEVLGLPAVGIDDNFFDLGGHSLLATKVAARIRTRLGVELAIRIFFQAPTVAELADHLAGVGDGAVRPALAAAARPDELPLSPAQQRLWFLKQLENGSATYHLPFAVRLTGALDTDALTAALRDVVARHEALRTVFPDTGGRPRQQVLPVAAEAAQVALPVTAITEETLPDALTATAVRGFDLAAELPLRAELFTLAPGKHVLLLVLHHIASDGWSIGPLARDLAEAYSVRREGTAPAWEPLPVQYPDYTLWQRELLDTVADDQLAYWKETLSGLPEELELPTDHPRPAVSTHRGGTVEFRIDGELHSAAVRLGRQQGASTFMVLQAALSTLLSKLGGGTDIPLGTPVAGRTDSALDELVGFFVNTLVLRADLSGDPTFRELLDRVRGADLAAYAHQDLPFEALVDALAPSRSLARQPLFQTLLAFQNNAAAELTLPGLDLEVAPVRTGAAKLDLAFELTERHTADGSPDGIDAVLEYSTDLFTADTARSIADRLTHLLGILVGDPDRHLGQADALLPDEAARILGEWAGPTQEVALAPVHELYAAKAAQQPSHPALVLGELTLTYAQLDARANQLAHELIARGTGPGDLVALLLPRSPDMVIALLAVLKAGAAYLPVDAAYPPDRIAYMLEDSRPALALTMAAESASLGDSSVPRLLLDDPHVRTEVAARPERAPADADRTAPLTARHPAYVIYTSGSTGRPKGVVVEHHTVAVMVADQGPRMGIGPATRWLQFASFSFDAATWELSIGLLSGATMVLSTAEDRGPGEPLADLVARSGVTMVCLPPTVLSAWPQDRPMPEGMQLVVAGEACPPELVERWSRGRVMLNAYGPTEATVCSSISLPLSGAVKPSIGYPLFNTRLYVLDTRLRPVPPGVTGELYIGGAQLARGYLRRPALTAGRFVADPFAVEPGGRMYRSGDLVRWNADGSLDYVGRVDDQVKLRGFRIELGEIEGVLLARDDIAQAAVIVREERPGDKRLVAYAVPAAGADHGDARELRSQLAASLPEHMVPAAVVLLDELPLTGNGKLDRRALPAPDYTAVTSGRAPANEREAALCQAYAEVLGLETAGADDSFFDLGGDSISSIQLVSKARAAGLAITAQDVFVHRTPQGLALAARAAEQVEIVGTGNGTGTLLPTPITSWLDEIAGPVDGFHQAAVVRTPPTATAERITAALQALLDHHDVLRLSTGADGAVIGEPGSVRAENVLRHVDAAQVADAQLPALVRQAADRTWRELAPREGAVLRAVWIDAGPGRAGRLLLTLHHLVVDGVSWRILLPDLAQAYEHPDTPLAPVGTSFRQWAQLLHQEAASNDRIAELPLWQQVLEGGEALIGRRPLDPAQDTAATARRLRLELSATSTAALLTEVPAVFHAEINDVLLTALALSVADWRRQRNEPQDVLLELEGHGREEIVPGTDVSRTVGWFTSVHPVRLDVGLPDWDDIRAGGPAVGQALKEIKEQLRQVPDHGMGHGLLRHLNRDTGERLRRHPAPQLGFNYLGRMPLPEAADWQLAAESLDVAAGMDLGMPLPHALGVNARTEDRPDGPRLVADWAWAGLAVPDADAEAIARGWLRALEVLVEHAGRPDAGGFTPSDLSLVDGLDQGEIDEFENEFADEWGTEQ; this is translated from the coding sequence ATGACCCCCAGTCACCCCGCGCGGCAGCTGCCGCTCTCCGCCGCGCAGCGCGAGATGTGGTACGGGCAGCAGGCGGACCCGGGCAACCCCGTGTTCACCATGGGCGACTACCTCGAGCTGCACGGCCCGCTCGACGACGCCCGCCTGGCCGCGGCCTGGCACCGGACGCTGCGGGAGGCCGCCACGCTCCGCGCCCGCTTCACCGAGCACGACGGCGAGCCGCGCCAGAGCTTCAGCCCCGTCGAGGACTTCCCCGTCGAGACGCTGGACCTGTCCGGCCAGGACCGTCCGCGCCGTGCCGCCGAGGAGTTCATGCGGCAGGATCTGCTCACCCCGCCGGACCTCACCGTGCCCACGCTTCGCTCGGTGATGCTCCGGCTCGGCCCGGACCACGCGGTCTTCTACATCCGCGTCAACCACATCCTGGTCGACGGCTTCAGCCGGGTCCTCATCTACAACCGGCTCGCCGAGCTCTACGCGGACCCGGACGCCGAGGGCGGCTTCCCCGCCCCGCAGACGCTGCTGGACGACGAGGCCGCGTATGCCGCCACCGCCAAGTACGCGAAGGAACGCGCCTTCTGGCAGGCCCGGTTCGAGACGACGCCGGAGCCCGTCAGCCTCTCCGCGCGGCCGCTCGTCCCCGCCCGCCGCTCGCTGCGGCGCGAGGCGCTGCTGCCCGCGGCGACCGTCGAGCGGCTGCGGACGCTCGCCTGGGACATGAGGATCACCTGGCAGACGCTGCTCATCGCGGCCACCGGGGCGTACGTCCAGCGGGCGGCGGGCGTCGAGCGTGCCCTGCTCACCCTCGCCGTGCCGGCCCGCGCCACCGCGGCCGCCCGTGCGGTGCCGGGCATGCGCGCCAACTTCCTGCCGCATCCGGTGCGGGTGCGTCCCGGCCAGAGTGTGGCCGAGTTCCTGCGCGAGAGTGCCGGCGAACTGCGCGCCACGCTGCGGCACCAGAACTACCGCGGCGACCAGGTCCGCCGCGACCTCGGCTTCACCGGCGACGCGGGCCGCTCACTCGGCCCGACCGTCAACGTTCTGGAGTCCGGCTTCGACTTCACGTTCGGCGCATGCGCGGGACGGCTGCACAACCTGTCGACGGGCCCCGTCGACGACATGCAGATCATCTATCTCGACGCGGCCGCCGACGGATACGCCGTACGCCTGGACGCCAACCCGTCCCTCTACACCGAGGACGAGCTGGAGCTGCACCAGCGGCGGCTCTTCGGCTGGCTGGAGACGATCGCCGAGGCCGGCGCGGACGCCGTCCTCGGGCAGCTGGACATCCTGCTGCCCCACGAGCTGGGTGTGCTGAGCGAGGAGTGGGGAGCGACCGCGGCCGAGGACGGCGGCGAGCGCATCGGCGTGGTGGAGCGGGTACGCGCACACGCGGCCCGGCAGCCCGAGAAGATCGCCGTTCAGGATGAGCGTGGTTCGGTCACGTACGGCGAGTTGGTGGGTCTGGGGTCGGCGTTGACGCGTCGGTTGAGGGCTGTGGGTGTGGGTCCTGATGGTCGGGTGGCGGTGCTCTGTGAGCCGGGTGTGCCGTTTGTGGGTGGTGTGTTGGGTGTTCTGGGTGTGGGGGCTGCGTGGGTGCCGCTGGATCTGCGGGCTCCGGTGGCCCGTACGGCCGCGCTGCTCGACGACAGCGGAGCGGACGTTCTGTACGCGGGACCGGGCCAGGAGGACCTGGCCAAGGAGATCGTGGACCGGGCGACGCACACACCGAAGGTGGTGACCTGGGACGGGTCGTGCGATGGCCGGACGGCTCTGGTGGAGCCGGCGGGTGCTGACGACGACCTGGCGTATGTGATCTTCACGTCGGGTTCGACGGGCAGGCCGAAGGGGGCGATGGTGCACCGGCGGGGGATGGTCAATCATCTTCTGGCCAAGGTGCAGGACCTGGGTATGTCGGCGTCGGACGTGGTGGTGCACAACGCGCCTGTCACTTTCGACATTTCGGTGTGGCAGATGTTGTCGCCGCTGGTTGTGGGGGGCCGGCTGGTCGTCGTCTCCCGCGAGACCGCGGCCGACCCGCAGGAGCTGTTCGGCCGGGTGGTCACCGATGGTGTGACCGTGCTCGAGGTCGTGCCGTCGCTGCTGCGTGCGGCTGTCGATTCCTGGCAGGCGGGCACGCCCCAGCCGTCGCTCGCGCCACTGCGCTCGCTGATGGTCACGGGCGAGGCGCTGCCTGCGGATCTCGCACGTATCTGGGTCGAGCTGGAGCCCACCATTCCGTTGGTCAATGCGTACGGTCCTACGGAGTGTTCGGACGATGTGACGCATGCGGTTATCGGTGTGGGCAGTGAGCTGGGTGCGCGGGCTCCGATCGGTCATGCGGTGCGCAACACCCGGTTGTACGTTCTTGATTCGGGGCTGCGGCCGGTGGTGCCTGGGGTTCCGGGTGAGCTGTATGTGGGCGGGGTGGGGGTCGGTCGCGGCTATCTGGGCGACACCCGTAAGACGGCGGTCACGTTCCTCGCTGATCCGTACGCTCCCGGGCCCGGTGCCCGGATGTACCGGACCGGTGACCGGGTGGTGCAGCGTCCGGACGGGCAGCTGGAGTTTTTGGAGCGGGTCGATCATCAGGTCAAGATCCGCGGTCACCGTATCGAGCTCGGTGAGGTCGAGGCCGCGCTGCGTACGGTCGAGGGTGTCACCGATGCCGCCGCTGCCGTGCACGACGGCCGGCTCGTCGGCTACATCGTGGGCAGGCCGGAGGAGGTCAAGGCAAGTCTGGCGGCCGTGCTGCCCGACTACATGGTGCCCAGTGCTCTCGTCACCCTGCCCGCGCTCCCCCTGACCGCCAACGGCAAGGTGGACCGCAAAGTCCTCCCCGCCCCCGACCCCGCGGCAGTCTCCGCGGATCTGCGCGCCCCGCGCACCCCGCGCGAGCAGGCCCTCTGCGAGATATTCGCCGAGGTCCTCGGGCTTCCCGCAGTGGGCATCGACGACAACTTCTTCGACCTCGGCGGGCACTCCCTGCTCGCCACCAAGGTCGCCGCCCGGATCCGGACCCGTCTCGGCGTCGAACTCGCCATCCGCATCTTCTTCCAGGCGCCCACCGTGGCCGAACTCGCCGACCACCTCGCCGGTGTCGGCGACGGTGCCGTACGTCCCGCGCTCGCCGCCGCCGCACGCCCCGATGAGCTTCCGCTCTCCCCGGCCCAGCAGCGGCTGTGGTTCCTGAAGCAGCTGGAGAACGGCTCGGCGACCTACCACCTCCCCTTCGCCGTACGGCTGACGGGCGCCTTGGACACGGACGCACTCACGGCAGCGCTCCGCGACGTCGTCGCCCGGCACGAGGCCCTGCGCACCGTCTTCCCCGACACCGGTGGCCGGCCCCGCCAGCAGGTGCTGCCCGTCGCCGCCGAGGCCGCACAGGTCGCCCTGCCCGTCACGGCGATCACTGAGGAGACGCTGCCGGACGCCCTGACCGCCACCGCGGTCCGCGGCTTCGACCTCGCGGCCGAACTCCCGCTCCGCGCCGAGCTGTTCACGCTCGCGCCGGGCAAGCACGTCCTGCTCCTCGTCCTGCACCACATCGCCTCGGACGGCTGGTCGATCGGCCCGCTGGCCCGCGATCTGGCCGAGGCCTACTCCGTACGACGCGAGGGCACCGCCCCCGCGTGGGAGCCGCTGCCCGTCCAGTACCCCGACTACACCCTCTGGCAGCGCGAGCTGCTCGACACGGTCGCCGACGACCAGCTCGCCTACTGGAAGGAGACCCTGTCCGGTCTCCCCGAGGAGCTCGAGCTGCCGACCGACCACCCCCGGCCGGCTGTCTCCACCCACCGGGGCGGAACGGTCGAGTTCCGTATCGACGGCGAACTGCACAGCGCCGCGGTCCGGTTGGGGCGACAGCAGGGCGCCAGTACCTTCATGGTGCTTCAGGCCGCCCTCTCCACGCTGCTCTCCAAGCTGGGCGGCGGCACCGACATCCCGCTCGGCACACCGGTCGCCGGCCGCACCGACTCCGCCCTGGACGAGCTCGTCGGGTTCTTCGTCAACACGCTCGTGCTGCGGGCCGATCTGTCCGGCGACCCGACCTTCCGGGAGCTGCTCGACCGGGTCCGCGGCGCCGACCTGGCCGCGTACGCCCACCAGGATCTGCCGTTCGAGGCCCTGGTCGACGCCCTCGCACCCAGCCGGTCGCTGGCGCGGCAGCCGCTGTTCCAGACGCTGCTGGCCTTCCAGAACAACGCCGCCGCCGAACTGACCCTGCCCGGCCTGGACCTCGAAGTGGCCCCGGTCCGCACCGGCGCCGCCAAGCTGGACCTCGCCTTCGAGCTGACCGAGCGGCACACCGCCGACGGGTCGCCGGACGGCATCGACGCCGTACTCGAATACAGCACCGACCTCTTCACCGCCGACACGGCCCGATCCATCGCCGACCGCCTCACCCATCTCCTGGGCATCCTGGTGGGCGACCCCGATCGGCACCTGGGACAGGCCGACGCGCTGCTGCCCGACGAGGCCGCCCGCATCCTCGGTGAGTGGGCAGGGCCGACCCAGGAGGTCGCCCTCGCGCCCGTGCACGAGCTGTACGCGGCCAAGGCCGCCCAGCAGCCCTCCCATCCGGCCCTCGTCCTCGGTGAACTCACCCTCACCTACGCGCAGCTGGACGCCCGCGCCAATCAGCTCGCCCATGAACTGATCGCCCGCGGCACCGGACCCGGTGATCTGGTCGCGCTGCTGCTGCCCCGCTCGCCCGACATGGTGATCGCGCTCCTCGCCGTACTGAAGGCGGGCGCTGCTTACCTCCCGGTCGACGCCGCCTATCCGCCGGACCGCATCGCCTACATGCTCGAGGATTCCCGGCCGGCGCTCGCGCTCACCATGGCCGCCGAATCCGCGAGCCTCGGCGACTCGTCCGTACCGCGCCTCCTCCTCGACGACCCGCACGTGCGCACCGAGGTTGCCGCCCGCCCCGAGCGGGCACCTGCCGACGCCGACCGGACCGCCCCGCTGACCGCACGCCACCCGGCGTACGTCATCTACACCTCGGGCTCCACCGGCCGCCCCAAGGGCGTCGTCGTCGAGCACCACACGGTCGCCGTGATGGTTGCCGACCAGGGCCCGCGCATGGGCATCGGACCGGCGACCCGCTGGCTGCAGTTCGCGTCCTTCAGCTTCGACGCCGCCACCTGGGAGCTCTCCATCGGACTGCTGTCCGGGGCAACCATGGTGCTGTCGACGGCGGAGGACCGCGGACCCGGCGAGCCGCTCGCCGACCTGGTCGCCCGCAGCGGCGTCACCATGGTCTGCCTGCCGCCGACCGTCCTCTCCGCCTGGCCGCAGGACCGGCCGATGCCCGAGGGCATGCAACTGGTCGTGGCGGGGGAGGCCTGCCCGCCCGAGCTGGTCGAGCGCTGGTCGCGCGGGCGCGTGATGCTCAACGCGTACGGCCCGACCGAGGCGACCGTCTGCTCCAGCATCAGCCTGCCGCTGTCCGGCGCGGTCAAGCCGTCCATCGGCTACCCGCTCTTCAACACCCGGCTGTACGTCCTCGATACGCGGCTGCGCCCGGTGCCGCCCGGCGTCACCGGCGAGCTGTACATCGGCGGCGCCCAGCTGGCCCGCGGCTATCTCCGCCGGCCCGCGCTGACGGCGGGACGCTTCGTCGCCGACCCGTTCGCCGTCGAACCGGGCGGACGGATGTACCGCTCCGGAGACCTGGTGCGCTGGAACGCCGACGGCAGCCTCGACTACGTGGGCCGCGTCGACGACCAGGTGAAGCTGCGGGGCTTCCGTATCGAACTCGGCGAGATCGAGGGCGTGCTGCTGGCCCGCGACGACATCGCGCAGGCCGCGGTGATCGTCCGCGAGGAGCGTCCCGGCGACAAGCGACTGGTCGCCTACGCCGTACCGGCCGCCGGCGCCGACCACGGCGACGCGCGGGAACTGCGGTCCCAGCTGGCCGCCTCCCTGCCCGAGCACATGGTGCCGGCGGCCGTCGTGCTGCTGGACGAGCTGCCGCTCACCGGCAACGGCAAACTGGACCGCCGCGCCCTGCCCGCCCCCGACTACACGGCGGTCACCTCCGGCCGCGCCCCCGCGAACGAGCGGGAGGCCGCGCTCTGCCAGGCGTACGCCGAAGTCCTCGGCCTGGAGACGGCCGGCGCCGACGACAGCTTCTTCGACCTCGGCGGCGACAGCATCAGCTCCATCCAGCTGGTCAGCAAGGCCCGGGCCGCGGGCCTCGCGATCACCGCGCAGGACGTCTTCGTCCACCGCACCCCGCAGGGGCTCGCCCTGGCGGCCCGCGCCGCCGAGCAGGTCGAGATCGTCGGCACCGGGAACGGCACCGGCACCCTCCTGCCCACGCCGATCACCAGCTGGCTGGACGAGATCGCAGGACCGGTCGACGGCTTCCACCAGGCGGCGGTCGTACGGACCCCGCCGACGGCGACGGCCGAGCGGATCACCGCCGCGCTCCAGGCGCTGCTCGACCACCACGATGTGCTGCGGCTGTCCACAGGAGCCGACGGCGCGGTGATCGGTGAGCCCGGTTCCGTACGGGCCGAGAACGTACTGCGCCATGTGGATGCGGCCCAGGTCGCCGATGCCCAACTGCCCGCCCTGGTACGGCAGGCGGCCGACCGCACCTGGCGCGAACTGGCCCCGCGCGAGGGCGCCGTACTGCGCGCCGTCTGGATCGACGCGGGCCCGGGCCGTGCCGGTCGGCTCCTGCTCACCCTGCACCACCTGGTGGTGGACGGCGTGTCCTGGCGCATCCTGCTGCCGGATCTGGCGCAGGCGTACGAGCACCCGGACACGCCGCTCGCCCCGGTCGGAACCTCGTTCCGGCAGTGGGCTCAGCTGCTCCACCAGGAAGCCGCGAGCAACGACCGGATCGCCGAACTGCCGCTGTGGCAGCAGGTGCTGGAAGGCGGCGAGGCCCTGATCGGGCGACGTCCGCTCGACCCGGCCCAGGACACCGCCGCCACCGCGCGCCGGCTGCGCCTGGAGCTGTCGGCCACGTCCACCGCCGCGCTGCTCACCGAGGTCCCGGCGGTCTTCCACGCCGAGATCAACGATGTGCTGCTGACCGCGCTCGCGCTCTCCGTCGCCGACTGGCGTCGGCAGCGGAACGAGCCGCAGGACGTCCTGCTGGAGCTCGAGGGCCACGGCCGCGAGGAGATCGTGCCGGGCACGGACGTCTCCCGCACGGTCGGCTGGTTCACCAGCGTCCACCCCGTACGACTCGACGTGGGGCTGCCGGACTGGGACGACATCCGGGCGGGCGGGCCGGCCGTCGGCCAGGCGCTTAAGGAGATCAAGGAGCAACTGCGCCAGGTGCCCGACCACGGCATGGGCCACGGCCTGCTGCGTCACCTCAACCGGGACACGGGCGAGCGGCTGCGCCGCCATCCGGCGCCGCAGCTCGGCTTCAACTACCTGGGCAGGATGCCGCTCCCCGAGGCCGCCGACTGGCAGCTCGCCGCCGAGTCCCTGGACGTGGCGGCCGGCATGGACCTGGGCATGCCGCTGCCGCACGCGCTGGGCGTCAACGCCCGCACCGAGGACCGGCCGGACGGTCCGCGCCTGGTCGCCGACTGGGCATGGGCGGGGCTCGCGGTGCCGGACGCGGACGCGGAGGCCATCGCCCGCGGCTGGCTCCGCGCGCTGGAAGTCCTGGTCGAGCATGCCGGGCGCCCCGACGCCGGGGGCTTCACGCCCTCGGACCTGTCGCTGGTCGACGGCCTGGACCAGGGCGAGATCGACGAGTTCGAGAACGAGTTTGCTGATGAGTGGGGGACGGAACAGTGA